In Anthocerotibacter panamensis C109, the sequence AGCCCGTGCGGATGATCCCGGAACAGTGCTATCGGCCTCCCGATATCCCGTTGACTTAGAGGACCTGGTGGGGGAGGTGATTGAGGATCTATCCCCGGTAGCCCAGCAACGGAATGTCCAACTGGCCTACCGGGTGCGTGCCCATCCAATCGTACTGGCCGAGCCCCAGGCGCTGGTGCGTCTATTTAGAAATCTGATCGAGAATGCCCTCCAGTACACTGCCCCCGCCGGTCAGGTCACAGTGGTGCTAGAGGAAGCGCAACAGGCTTTGCTCATGGTTCAGGATACCGGGATTGGGATTGCCCCGGAGCACCTAAAACACGTCTTTGACCGCTTTTGGCGCGCAGACCGGGCGCGTTCCCAGCGCACAGGCGGGACGGGCTTGGGGCTGGCGATTGCCCGGACGATTGCCCAAGCTCATGGTGGAGATATTACCGTCACCAGTACCCTCAATACCGGCAGTACCTTTGCGGTCCACCTCCCTATTCATCACGGAGCCGAATCAACCTAGGTTGGTTAAACCCCAGCACTCAGCCGATAACCCAGTCCATGAACAGCCTCGATTGGGTCGGTGGCCCCGGCTTCTTTGAGTTTTCGCCGGAGCCCCTTGAGATGAGCCTTGACCACATCGCTGCCTGGAGTCTCATCCCAGTTCCAAAGACGTTCAATTAACTGGTCACGGCTGAAAACTTGGTTGGGGTGCCGCAGAAAGTGCTCCAAGAGCATATATTCTTTGGCGGTGAGGTCCACCCTTGTCCCGAGAACCAGGACGAGCTTGTTTGCCGGGTCTAAGACAATCAAACCCTGTTCAAGGGTGGGCTTGCGCTGGGGGTCGTGACGCCGCAGCAAGGAGCGTATGCGGGCGTGTAGTTCCGTCAGCTCAAAGGGTTTAGCGAGATAATCATCCGCCCCAGCATCCAATCCCTGGACTTTATCCAGCGTCGTGTCTCGGGCGGTGAGCATCAGTACGGGAACGCCAAGCCCTTGGCGGCGCATCCGCGAACACAGCCCCAGACCGTCTAGTTTGGGTAACATCACATCGAGGATGACTAGATCATAGACAAACTGGCTCAGGTAGTCCCAGCCTTCTTCCCCATCCTGGGCCACATCCACGGTGTAGCGCTCGAACTGGAGGTCGCGCTTGAGCACAGCGAGAATCCGAAGGTCATCTTCCACCAGCAGAATTTTGGTCATATATTTCCTTCAAGAAATGGGATCAGTAGCATCCAGAGCGAGCAGTGATTCAGAACTCAGGCTCTGAGCATGGCACAAGGCCAAATTCCCGGAGCGCAGGCAGAAAGTTTTGGTTCTCATGACTGGCACGGCTTAACTTGAGCAAGGCGAAGCGCTGAAGCGGAGTGAGCGTAGCCCACTGTTCCTGATGAATAGCAACACCCAGATGCTTGGCTTGAGCTTGAACCGTCTCGGGTACTGTTGGCGCTAACCAGAGGGGTGTGGCTTCCACGAGCATTGCTGGCGTGCCAGTACGTTCTAGGAGCAGGGCGCTCAACCGTGTCCGGTACCAGTCAATTTCAGGTCCGGTAGCACAGGGCAGATCCACCAATTGTTGGCGTTCGGCGGGCGTTAGTTGATACCAGTGGGCCAACTTGAGCTTGATCCCGCAGGTGTCGAGCTTTAGACGCACCACCATTGGAATGCAGCGCAGGGAATCCACAAAATCCGCTTCAAAGTGAAACAAGTCGGTCATGGGACTTCTGCCGCGTTGGTGCCGATCCAAAAGGCACAGCCGATTTTTATAAAGCCATCGGCGTCTGAGATACCACTATACCCCACCTCAAGCTAGGTACATTGTCGCAGCCTGAAAGATGCCCAGAGCCATCCCTCCGGCCCCATGCTCTACGACAAAGTTACTTGTCGATGGTGGCACTACGACAACCTAGCACTTTGGTGTGTTTCATTTTTAACGATGCGGCGTGCATAATATGGAGCTTCACTCAGTATATAAAACATAGACATTATCTATCCTTGCAAGGAGCAGTGCTCTGCCTGGTTCCTGATTGGATTGGTGGAGGAAACTTGGCGAAGAAACCTTGCTTATTAAAACCCATTTACCACAGTTGGATTGCCATCCATCCTCAACCAAAAGGGATTATTCAGTTTATTGGAGGGGCTTTTTTTGGTAGTTTTCCTACTTTTTTTTATACCTATCTCTTAGAGAAATTATATGAGGGGGGCTACACTGTTATTGCTTATCCATATCAGTTTACTTTTGACCATTGGCCCGTGGCAATTGACCTATTACGCGAACAATATCTCGTGCGTGAGGCGATCATTTATGAAATTATAGCCCACGCCCGCGAATACGGGCTTGACCCTGAGCCTCTTCTGGCACCCTACCTGAAGGAATCCAATTTTTTCTGGCTGGGTCACAGTCTCGGCTGCAAATATATTATGCTACTGGAGATTCTGAGTTCCCATAGAAGCTCTGAAAAATTTTTAGAGGAACTACAGGAATTTGTCACATGTAAAATCGATCAAAAGCAAATCCAGCAAATCCTTAGCGCAGTAGAACCTCTTGACCGGGCACGAATAAACGTTGAACAATCCCTGAGCCGAGTCCTTAAGCGTCCGATTAGCTTGAGTAAGCTCTTTATCACAGACCAATCTTCTGTGCTTATGGCTCCTGACATCGCAGATACAAGCAGCGCAATTCCGATTCCTTCTCTAGCAAAGCTTATGGATGCGTTAGGGCTGGGTGTGGTGCCGACCAAGGCACAGACCAAATGCCTGATCGAGCAGGATTCATACTTCAATCTTTCTTCTTTGGTCGCTTTTGCCGACGATACGATTGCCGGGAGTTTAACCGCTCAGGGGAGTGATGTGGCCTGGTTTGCTGGGGAACTGTCCGAGGACAAAGCCTTTAAGCCCTTGATTAAGGAACTTCCGGGCGAGCATCTAGCCCCCTTAGGGTTTGGTTTTGGGGATTATGTAGTCAATTTTTTGGGCACTTGGCTTCAAAAAGAAACAGAGCGCCCATTAGAGCCTGTGGTGCTCGATTTCCTTGCCATTCTGGCAGCACGTACCCGTCTGTTCTAGTCAGCCCTAGCTCCCTCAATTTTCATAATGGGTTGAGGCCAAGCTATTCGATACATATCGGAAAATCTTTTCCCGTGACCGCCATATTCTCTGCTTTAAAGAAACGGGCGCAATGCTCGAATAAATCCTGGCTGGAATAACCGTATCTGAGCAAAACTTTATTAATATGAAATTCGGCAGCCAGATAATCTATCTTGTCTAAGATAGTGCAATTCAGCAAAATTTCGTACTCTGCACCCTCACAATCTATCTTTAATAATTTACAGTGCTCAATTGAATTTTGCTCAAAAATTTTCTCTAAACTAATAGATGGTATGTTGTCAGTTTTGAGATGGGTATGGATGGTCGAGTA encodes:
- the rppA gene encoding two-component system response regulator RppA; the encoded protein is MTKILLVEDDLRILAVLKRDLQFERYTVDVAQDGEEGWDYLSQFVYDLVILDVMLPKLDGLGLCSRMRRQGLGVPVLMLTARDTTLDKVQGLDAGADDYLAKPFELTELHARIRSLLRRHDPQRKPTLEQGLIVLDPANKLVLVLGTRVDLTAKEYMLLEHFLRHPNQVFSRDQLIERLWNWDETPGSDVVKAHLKGLRRKLKEAGATDPIEAVHGLGYRLSAGV
- a CDS encoding nitrate reductase associated protein; its protein translation is MTDLFHFEADFVDSLRCIPMVVRLKLDTCGIKLKLAHWYQLTPAERQQLVDLPCATGPEIDWYRTRLSALLLERTGTPAMLVEATPLWLAPTVPETVQAQAKHLGVAIHQEQWATLTPLQRFALLKLSRASHENQNFLPALREFGLVPCSEPEF
- a CDS encoding DUF1350 family protein gives rise to the protein MQGAVLCLVPDWIGGGNLAKKPCLLKPIYHSWIAIHPQPKGIIQFIGGAFFGSFPTFFYTYLLEKLYEGGYTVIAYPYQFTFDHWPVAIDLLREQYLVREAIIYEIIAHAREYGLDPEPLLAPYLKESNFFWLGHSLGCKYIMLLEILSSHRSSEKFLEELQEFVTCKIDQKQIQQILSAVEPLDRARINVEQSLSRVLKRPISLSKLFITDQSSVLMAPDIADTSSAIPIPSLAKLMDALGLGVVPTKAQTKCLIEQDSYFNLSSLVAFADDTIAGSLTAQGSDVAWFAGELSEDKAFKPLIKELPGEHLAPLGFGFGDYVVNFLGTWLQKETERPLEPVVLDFLAILAARTRLF